The stretch of DNA TCCAGAGTAGCGCCAATTTGTCCAGCCGTCGTCCCTGACATCACCAAATCGCGATCGCGCGAGGTTCGATGACTTTTCAATGTTGCTAATAATTCTACTGCTTCGAGGAGATTTGACTTACCTTGAGCATTATCTCCCAGCAAAATTGTCTTCGGAGCCTCGAAATTAATTTTACTATCTCGATAATTCCGAAAGTTACGCAAGTGCAAGCTTTTCAGAAACATTTATCTGTTGGGGATTGGGGACTGGGGACTGGGGATTGGGGATTGGTGATTGGGGACTGGGGACTGGGGATTGGGGATTGGTGATTGGGGACTGGGGATTGGGGATTGGGGACTGGGGATTAATTTTCACGTAGGGTGCATTTAGCAGTTTTCAGCGACCAGTTATTAGTTTACCTTCCAATTCGCTCAATTCTTCTCCCTCTCACCAGTGTATGCTTTTCAAGCACTGACGCGAATCGGAGCAAAAATTAAGGGCGAAATTTCCTAAGTTTTACCTGCTCTATTTTCCCCCATTTCCTTAGCTTTCCCGGCTGAAAATCAATCACATGAAGCGAAAAAATATTCCCTTGTCAGCTTCTTTGTCATCATCCTCTCCCAGTCCCCAGTCACCACTCACCAGTCCCCAGTCACCAGTCACCAGTCACCAGTCCCCAATCCCCAGTCACCACCTCCCCAGTCCCCAATCCCCAGTCACCACCTCCCCAGTCCCCAATCCCCAGTCACCACCTCCCCAGTCCCCAGTCACCAGTCCCCAATCACCAATCACTTGCGAGATTTGTACCAGCGAATGAATAACTTTTCTAACTCCACCCAAACAAAGATTAAGGTACTAAAACCTAAACAAATCAAAAGTTCGAGGGGGCTGAGAAACTCTGTATCGAAGAAATTCCGTAAAAATGGCACATAAACCAAGAGTAATTGCAACAGAGTCGTCACGACTACCGCAGCAAGTAAAAACTTATTACCCAAAGGATTCATTTCGATCGCTAGTTTATTATTAGAGCGAACGGCGATCGCGTGTCCCATTTGACCGATGCAAAGGGTGGTAAAGACCATTGTTTTCCAACGTTCGGGATTACCTTCTCCTTGAGAATAATAAAATGCCCATGCCATTAAAGCGATCGTGGTAATCGAAAAAATTATCCCAATCCGAACAATATAAAAGCCTAAACCTCTAGCAAAAATGCTTTCTTGGGGATTAAAGGGAGGACGACGCATGACGTTAGGTTCGGCGGGTTCGACGGCTAATGCGAGGGCTGGTAAACCGTCGGTGACAAGGTTCATCCAGAGAATTTGTAGGGGGGTTAGGGGAACGTCGGGAAGTCCGAGTAAGGGTGCAGCCGCAATGGTTAAGACTTCACCAACGTTACTTCCGAGAATGTATTTGATAAACCGACGAATATTGGCGTAAACGACTCTACCTTCTTCGGTAGCGGCGACAATCGTGGCAAAGTTATCGTCTAGTAATACCATGTCGCTAGCTTCTTTAGAGACATCTGTACCTGTAATACCCATTGCGATACCAATATCAGCTTGTTTGAGTGCGGGTGCGTCGTTAACACCGTCTCCTGTCATAGCGACAAATTTGCCTTGTTTCTTCAAAGCTTGAACAATTCGCAGTTTGTGTTCTGGAGAGACGCGGGCGTAAATAGTTACATCGTCTACTTGTTGTTCGAGTTCGCTTTGAGATAACTGAGATAAGTGTACACCTGTGAGGACATGACTATTACCATCGGTGATTCCTAATTGTTGCGCGATCGCGACGGCGGTGAGTTGATGATCTCCGGTAATTAATACTGGTCGAATTCCGGCTGCACGACATTTGGCTACTGCTAATTTTACTTCGGGGCGGGGTGCGTCGAGCATTCCGACTAATCCTAACCAAGTTAATTCTTTTTCATTGGTTTCGGCTTCGGTGGCGTCGGGAATTTGCTTGATGGTTTTGTAGGCAAATCCGAGGACGCGCAAACCACGACTAGCCATTTGGTCGTTATTTTCGAGGATGCGATCGCGCATTTCTGGGGTGAGGGGAATTATTGCTTCGCCTTCTTGATATGTCTCGCAGCGCTCTAAAATTAATTCTGGCGAACCTTTGCTAAATAACCAATATTTCTTTGACTCGGTTTCTTTGGTGTCCACCGGACAAATAACGCTCATTCGCTTGCGTTCTGAGGAAAAAGGAAATTCTCCTAAGCGAGGATACTTACTTTGTAAAGTCTTTTGTTCTAATCCTGCTTTTCCTGCTAGGGAAAGTAATGCACCTTCGGTGGGGTCGCCTAAAATTGTCCATTCACCGTTGTCTTCCTGTTGCAAAATGGCATCGTTACAAATTACGTTGGCTAGCAGTAATTTTTCTACTTCTGGTGTTTCTTTGACTGCTACTGGTTGGTTTTCTGGGTTGAGAAATTCGCCTTCGGGAGTATATCCTTCCCCTGTCACCTGTAAAGTGTTACTAACGGTAATTACTTCTTGAACTACCATTTTATTTTGGGTCAAGGTTCCGGTTTTATCCGAACAAATGGTATTCACGCTTCCCAGAGTTTCTACTGCGGGGAGTTTCCGGATTAAAGCTTGACGCTTAACCATGCGTTGTGTACCGATCGCCAGAGTTACAGTAATTACTGCTGGTAATCCTTCAGGAACTACGGCTACAGCCATACTTAAGGATACTTCAATTAGTTGGCGCAAGCGACTAAAGCCTCCGCTTTGAATTACACCACCCACGATGACAATGACGACTAAAATTAGCGAACCCGTAACTAAAACGTTCGCTAGTTGGGTCATTCGCTTCTGTAGCGGCGTATCTTCGCTTTCCACTGCTTGCAGCATTTCGGCGATTTTACCCAGTTCTGTGTGCATTCCTGTGGCAGTTACGACCATTTTTCCTCGTCCCTGTACCACTTCCGTACCGCAGAAAACTAGATTGACGCGATCGCCGAGGGCTGTTTCTGGGCTTAATTCTACTTGCGCTTGTTTGCTTACTGCTGCTGCTTCTCCGGTTAAAGCTGCTTCTCTGATTTGCAGGTTAGCTGCTTCAATTAATTGTCCGTCGGCTGCTGGTTGTACTCCCGCTTCCAAAAGGACAATATCTCCGGGTACTATTGTTGCCGCATCAACTTCAATGGTTTGCGAGTCCCTAACTACGCGTACTTTCGGTGAGGAAAGTTGTTTTAAAGCGGCTAAAGCTTTTTCTGCACGGCTTTCCTGAAGATAACCTAAAACGCCATTGAGAATGACGATTAACAGAATGGCGATCGTGTCTTTAAAGGGAATTCCTCCTTCTGCACCACCGCCATTTTGTAGTTCAATTAAATCCAAAATCCCGGAAATAATCGCTACAGCGATCAGCATTAACAACATGATATTGTTAAACTGATCGAGTAGAATTTGCCAAGAAGAGCGTCCACCCGTTTCTTGCAGTTCATTAGCACCGTAACGCTGCAACCGCCGTTCAACCTCGGCTGAGGTTAAACCGGTTTGGGGGTTACTCTCTAGCTGTTGTAATGTTGACTCAACTGATTGGGAGTGCCAGGGACGTATTTCTGCGGGAGTAGAATCAGGGGAAGTAGATTGAGTCACAGGAAATTTTTTTGCTGAAGATACATTGATCTTAGATCTTAAAACCTGACCGGGATCGCGAGCGTAATTATTGACTTTTAGTTACATCTGTGATATACAAAGGCTCATCAGTTATCAGTGACCAGTTAACAGTTTATTCCCTAATTCCTCTTGTCTCCCCCTCCTGCTTGTCTTCTCCCTCTCCCCCAATCCCTTGTCTCCCTAGTCTCCAATCTCTATGGATAACTGATAACTTACAACTGATAACTGTTCACTGTTCACTGTTCACTGTTCACTGTTCACTGAAAACCCCCTCTCCCTTGTCTCCCAATCCCCAATCTTTAATCCCTAATCCCCAGTTATTCTAATTTCACCTTGCTCAATTTCTTCTCTTGACAATCCTGACTGATAACTGATTACTGATTACTGATAACTGCTAAGTGAAAACACCAGTCCCCAATCACTTATGAGCCGAAGTGAGGGAACTACGAACCAGAGAAGCTTGAACAAGCTCCTCCAAACCAGCAGATGTCAACAACTTTTCCCAATCACTCGCCAAGGCTAAATCATCGGGGCGAGATCGGTAAATCTGAGCTAACTTAGCTAGAGAATCGTACCAAATTTCGGCTTCTGCATACAACCTTGCCTGCTCTTGAGGTGAAGCTTGTTGCAGTTGAAGCGACAAAGGTGACTTGAGTTCGACTCGTTTAATCCAACCATTAGTCTCTCCCTTGGTTTCCTGCAAATCATCAACGATCGCCAGCGACCAATGATAAAGTTTATTTACTTCCAAAGGTAACAAACCAGCTTCGGCGGGGAGAGCGATCGTCACAATACCAGAAGTAGCAGATTTTTTGAACGTGGAGGTATAAATTTCTTCTCCCGTATCGCCATCTTCCAGACGAAACTCAACTTCCTGAATTGCCTGAGAATTAGAGCTAGAAGGAAGATAAATTAAAAAGCTGGGATAGGGATTAACCGTTACCCCAAACTGATTGCTCGTCGTCGGAACCAAAGCAATCGGCCGATCGATCGCAGTTGGAGAAGTCAGGCGACCACCACGAGTACCCCCTCGATCGAGACTCGTAGGAGTCCCGATATTTCCTGGCGGTTGGTATTCCTGAGCCTGCCAGCGTTCTGGTATATTCTGAGCAACAACAGACAGTGGTTGATTAATAATCACACTGCCGACAGCTACCATTAGAGCCAATCTAACAGAAAAGGCTGAAGACAGTTTGAGATAACGGCACATGGTTCGACTCATAATCCTCAGTTTAGTAAAAAAATACTCGGTGCTACTGCTCAACCTGCCTTAATTACTCTTACTCAGAAGAGGGAACAAGCTCAGAGCGAGTAGCAGTATCACTAGCAAACTCATATTGAGAAATATTCTGCAAGCCAACCGAGTTGAGTAATTTCGTCCAAGCTTGTTTAAAGTCAGGATTATTCGGTTCTTGCAGACGTGCTTCGTAAAGACTTGCTAAGGTTTCGGGCCACAATCCAGCTTCAGCATAGCGAACTATTCGTTCTTCGAGGGAATTTTCCTCTTCGATCAGGTTAGCAATGCTTTGCTTTTGAGGATCGCGATAAACATAACTTCGATCCCATTGCAGTGTTTGTTTGTTAAAGCCTTCACCGCAAGCGAGACTAACTTCCCAGCGATATCTTTGCGCCATCGCTAACGGATTCGCATCAGTCAAGGATGGCAAGTCAAGACGCATAATTCCATGCGGATTTTCGCCTACCCCATCAGCAGAACCGATTTGGTATTGAGTTTTGTATACCTCATTGCCAGTTTCATCTTCGAGTAAGAATTCTACTTCGACTACATCATCTGAATTAGTTTCTGGCAGATACCAAAAAAAGCTAGGATATCCAGAAGCAGTTATGGCTCCTTGATCTGGACCTAAAACTTGTAACTGTTGGTTGTTTTTGATACAAGGACCTCGAGTTGCCCCACCTTCGCGTCCTTCAGGTTTACCTCTTTCAGGAGGGTCAAATTTCCATTCAGTGGGCAATTGGTTAGAAATGGACTTTGGTAAAGACTGCGCCTGTAGTTTACCTAGAGCAGGCATTAACAGTCCGGTAGCTAAAAGTCCAATGACGAAGATTTTATCTAGAGAGCGTTTGAAAGATGCCACGATCGTATTGTTCTCCTAGTGAGAACTCGATTGTTTATGTATTTATGATGGCAGAAACCACAGAATAGTTCCGACTTTTACACAGCGATCGCCTTGTCGATCTGCCACGTGAGACTTTAACTTCTGCCTATAGCGAGTTACTATCTGACTGAGTAAGGTTCACAAAGAGCATTGCCTGATGTTTCTCTTTTGGTAAGTTAAGGGGTTGGATGGCTACTTGCGATTTTAGCGAAAGCAGCTACTCTGTAGACTGAAAAGTTTTTTCAACTACTTTTGTTTATTTAACTTCAATTAAGACAAGTATGATTCCCGATTCAGCCACTTCTTTTTCTCCTCAAAACCAGATTAGTCTGAGAACAATCCGACCCATTGCTGCGGCTGCAATTCACGGTATTTCCTTCCGAGGAAATGAGTTACTCGCGATTGAC from Oscillatoria salina IIICB1 encodes:
- a CDS encoding DUF928 domain-containing protein gives rise to the protein MSRTMCRYLKLSSAFSVRLALMVAVGSVIINQPLSVVAQNIPERWQAQEYQPPGNIGTPTSLDRGGTRGGRLTSPTAIDRPIALVPTTSNQFGVTVNPYPSFLIYLPSSSNSQAIQEVEFRLEDGDTGEEIYTSTFKKSATSGIVTIALPAEAGLLPLEVNKLYHWSLAIVDDLQETKGETNGWIKRVELKSPLSLQLQQASPQEQARLYAEAEIWYDSLAKLAQIYRSRPDDLALASDWEKLLTSAGLEELVQASLVRSSLTSAHK
- a CDS encoding DUF928 domain-containing protein, whose amino-acid sequence is MASFKRSLDKIFVIGLLATGLLMPALGKLQAQSLPKSISNQLPTEWKFDPPERGKPEGREGGATRGPCIKNNQQLQVLGPDQGAITASGYPSFFWYLPETNSDDVVEVEFLLEDETGNEVYKTQYQIGSADGVGENPHGIMRLDLPSLTDANPLAMAQRYRWEVSLACGEGFNKQTLQWDRSYVYRDPQKQSIANLIEEENSLEERIVRYAEAGLWPETLASLYEARLQEPNNPDFKQAWTKLLNSVGLQNISQYEFASDTATRSELVPSSE
- a CDS encoding cation-translocating P-type ATPase; this translates as MTQSTSPDSTPAEIRPWHSQSVESTLQQLESNPQTGLTSAEVERRLQRYGANELQETGGRSSWQILLDQFNNIMLLMLIAVAIISGILDLIELQNGGGAEGGIPFKDTIAILLIVILNGVLGYLQESRAEKALAALKQLSSPKVRVVRDSQTIEVDAATIVPGDIVLLEAGVQPAADGQLIEAANLQIREAALTGEAAAVSKQAQVELSPETALGDRVNLVFCGTEVVQGRGKMVVTATGMHTELGKIAEMLQAVESEDTPLQKRMTQLANVLVTGSLILVVIVIVGGVIQSGGFSRLRQLIEVSLSMAVAVVPEGLPAVITVTLAIGTQRMVKRQALIRKLPAVETLGSVNTICSDKTGTLTQNKMVVQEVITVSNTLQVTGEGYTPEGEFLNPENQPVAVKETPEVEKLLLANVICNDAILQQEDNGEWTILGDPTEGALLSLAGKAGLEQKTLQSKYPRLGEFPFSSERKRMSVICPVDTKETESKKYWLFSKGSPELILERCETYQEGEAIIPLTPEMRDRILENNDQMASRGLRVLGFAYKTIKQIPDATEAETNEKELTWLGLVGMLDAPRPEVKLAVAKCRAAGIRPVLITGDHQLTAVAIAQQLGITDGNSHVLTGVHLSQLSQSELEQQVDDVTIYARVSPEHKLRIVQALKKQGKFVAMTGDGVNDAPALKQADIGIAMGITGTDVSKEASDMVLLDDNFATIVAATEEGRVVYANIRRFIKYILGSNVGEVLTIAAAPLLGLPDVPLTPLQILWMNLVTDGLPALALAVEPAEPNVMRRPPFNPQESIFARGLGFYIVRIGIIFSITTIALMAWAFYYSQGEGNPERWKTMVFTTLCIGQMGHAIAVRSNNKLAIEMNPLGNKFLLAAVVVTTLLQLLLVYVPFLRNFFDTEFLSPLELLICLGFSTLIFVWVELEKLFIRWYKSRK